The genomic window AGCCATCAAATCTTTCACAGAGCTCAGGTCGTTTTGAACATGATAAATCAATGAGTCAGAGTTTGTGTATGGTTTAGAGTCAGAAGATGCATTTTCAGCAGTGTGATATCCTTGATTTCGTAACCTTGATATACATTGTTAGAAGAAATTTGTCTAAATGGCTTATCTTTTTcgctttctctgtttttagcACACTCTGTTTCGTGCTTTTCTCTGATTGGTCTCTATTTTTGTGGCTGTCgttaatctttttataattattttgaagtCAATttaaatgaaagcaaaaatgcaataaaaataaacaaactcaaaagaaaGATTGGTTTCTTCTACAAGGGATCAGAAGAAatcttaaaaacaacaaagaggATATGATCATGATCCTTAAAATCATACCcttacaacaaaaaacaatcaaaagagattttaatCCCATGTGTTTATTGATAATTAAgctaatattatatatttaaggATGGACAACACCAGCTTGTCCACTGGTTTCTCCTTGAGTTTGCTTAGTACGATCATATTGAGACACCCATTTGGTTAACAAATACTCTGCTCTCCTCCATGGTGGCATAAATAGCCCTTTCTTCCTAAAGCTCGTCTTTGCGGCTTTAGACAAAAATACCACAACCTTCGTCAACCTGTCAACTTGTCCAACAAAGACGTAAGGCAATGTCTTCGATATCGACTCGTAAGTCTCACTCGATCTAGCAATTTCGAACTTCGATTGGAAATCAAAGTCGATGAGCACTCTTTCTCCTCCAATGTTAACATCCAAATACTCATAGTCCCCTGTTTACCattttccacaaaaaaaaaggttattttcttaacaGTTTTGACACTTAGAGAGTGgatcaaaatgaagaaacgTACCAGCGGGAACACAATACGATTTCGTTTTCGATTTCTCCCAGCGAGATTTGCATATTGCTGCATCATAGCCTAAAGCCACCAgttcatcaacaacatttttcaGTCTGGACTTATCTTCAACCTCTCTC from Arabidopsis thaliana chromosome 3, partial sequence includes these protein-coding regions:
- a CDS encoding DNA-directed RNA polymerase subunit beta-beta protein, putative (DUF506) (Protein of unknown function (DUF506); CONTAINS InterPro DOMAIN/s: Protein of unknown function DUF506, plant (InterPro:IPR006502); BEST Arabidopsis thaliana protein match is: Protein of unknown function (DUF506) (TAIR:AT2G38820.2); Has 393 Blast hits to 391 proteins in 24 species: Archae - 0; Bacteria - 0; Metazoa - 0; Fungi - 0; Plants - 391; Viruses - 0; Other Eukaryotes - 2 (source: NCBI BLink).), producing the protein MPFRSKVQPININGVGMRQAPRSRLKRLFERPFSLKNLAGVDSSLSRENSEEIEPSSVCLRRMVQNYIEDPDSEKQSKCIVRNRCNCFSGSGTDSSDEDDEESSSSRRVLRSLKSLLLCANVSERDLETKTTEIVEREVEDKSRLKNVVDELVALGYDAAICKSRWEKSKTKSYCVPAGDYEYLDVNIGGERVLIDFDFQSKFEIARSSETYESISKTLPYVFVGQVDRLTKVVVFLSKAAKTSFRKKGLFMPPWRRAEYLLTKWVSQYDRTKQTQGETSGQAGVVHP